A single Opisthocomus hoazin isolate bOpiHoa1 chromosome 1, bOpiHoa1.hap1, whole genome shotgun sequence DNA region contains:
- the CRLF2 gene encoding cytokine receptor-like factor 2 — MRLIFQACSTIFTLGNLVASQPQSSDWKDAINTTIINFNNEKMQITWPSRELFAGENVSFSYTFDEGKHKVWKPCPTYLLDQDYNSGCLFKTEGPTLAISIRNSNGSEELFSKKLKSDFYIKPNRPENVTFFWKEDTVTVSCNKTKTPVRCLKLELQYKSKFDKDWQSRMSKCCTVGEQGFDPRKCYSFRVRLKRLVPHCNVVNYSSDWEAETFWMNGTLLGSCDDDVKSQSNTVIILSCLLAVLLTMLIFSILLCKWHSLQNSVMPAIPDPKYVFADLFHDHNGNFQEWIDKTDHAVVQTKIEFEEPECIIETESQQEDEKNSDKQGTEEKIFSFSGAAENKDPKAAQIACLMPTSNTIASFAGFQVLMNDDMYVML; from the exons ATTGGAAAGATGCCATCAACACCACAATAATCAATTTCAATAATGAAAAGATGCAGATCACATGGCCATCAAGAGAACTATTTGCTGGTGAGAATGTGTCATTTTCTTATAC ATTTGATGAAGGCAAGCACAAAGTTTGGAAGCCTTGTCCCACCTATTTATTGGATCAAGATTATAATTCTGGATGTCTTTTTAAGACAGAAGGACCCACCCTTGCCATCTCTATCAGGAACagcaatggaagtgaagagcttttttcaaaaaaactaaaatctgatttttata TAAAGCCAAATCGACCAGAAAATGTGACCTTCTTCTGGAAAGAGGACACCGTCACTGTAAGCTGTAATAAAACAAAGACACCTGTGAGATGCTTGAAACTTGAGCTTCAGTACAAAAGCAAGTTTGACAAAGACTGGCAA TCCAGAATGTCTAAGTGTTGCACTGTTGGAGAGCAAGGCTTTGATCCAAGAAAATGCTATTCTTTCCGGGTCAGACTGAAGAGGCTAGTACCCCACTGCAACGTAGTTAATTACAGCAGTGACTGGGAAGCAGAAACATTTTGGATGAATGGCACCTTATTAG GTTCATGTGATGATGATGTAAAATCTCAGTCAAACACAGTAATTATTTTAAGTTGCTTGCTGGCAGTACTTCTAACAATGCTTATCTTCTCAATTCTTCTGTGTAAATGGCACAg TCTTCAGAACTCAGTCATGCCTGCTATACCAGATCCAAAATATGTATTTGCTGATCTCTTCCATGATCATAACGGAAACTTCCAG gaATGGATAGACAAAACTGATCACGCAGTGGTGCAAACCAAAATAGAATTTGAAGAGCCAGAGTGTATCATTGAGACAGAAAGCCAGCAAGAAGATGAGAAGAATAGTGACAAACAGGGGACTGAGGAAAAAATCTTCAGCTTTTCAGGAGCAGCTGAAAATAAGGACCCCAAAGCCGCTCAGATTGCCTGCCTGATGCCAACATCCAACACTATAGCTTCATTTGCTGGCTTCCAGGTATTAATGAATGATGACATGTATGTGATGTTATAA